The DNA window tattattattataatataaggTCAAAACAGGGTCTGAAACAAGACCACATAGAACATTGACTCAgctattttattcaatttaattttttgctaATCAAGAACTGTTTATAGTAAGATTTTTGTAGTCGCGTTCAGAATCTCACAGCCTTGATCCCCTCCATAATGGCTCAGTGGATCCTACAAATTCACATTCaacaaaaaattaacattatacATAATAcacagtttaaataataatttttttgtaaaaacttatttaaagaTTTGTCacgaattttataaaaatgtacTCACGTCTCGCAGTTGGTGGTAGTAGAGACAGGGAAACCAACTTTAATGTTACAAGCACCAGGAATCTTGCTCAAGAACTGATCCTTAATTCCCAAAGATTTAGAGCTACCCTTCAAGCACCTGCAAATATCCTTCTTATCATTAACAGTTTTAACCATCTGAGCAAGCTGTTGCAGGTTAGCGCAGCATGCTGGTGCTGGCTTCGAGTCCTTGCCGGTGGCGTACCCAACACAAGCGACCGCCTTGGCGTCGACGGTGCTGCATGGAATCGCCGCC is part of the Mercurialis annua linkage group LG3, ddMerAnnu1.2, whole genome shotgun sequence genome and encodes:
- the LOC126671190 gene encoding non-specific lipid-transfer protein C, cotyledon-specific isoform-like, with the protein product MKNTCFSAIFLVLAFLFCLAAINEAAIPCSTVDAKAVACVGYATGKDSKPAPACCANLQQLAQMVKTVNDKKDICRCLKGSSKSLGIKDQFLSKIPGACNIKVGFPVSTTTNCETIH